A single genomic interval of Mycobacterium sp. DL592 harbors:
- a CDS encoding acetyl-CoA C-acetyltransferase: MPVASTSQKPRKVAVLGGNRIPFARSDGAYAEASNQDMFTAALDGLVDRFGLAGEQLGAVIGGAVLKHSRDFNLMRESVLGSALSPYTSAIDLQQACGTGLQAAIAAADGIAAGRYESAVAGGVDTTSDAPIGLGDNLRRTLLGLRRAKSNVDRLKLVGKLPAALGVEIPTNGEPRTGLSMGDHAAITAKQMGIKRVDQDELAAASHRNMAAAYDRGFFDDLVTPFLGLYRDNNLRADSSAEKLAKLKPVFGVRNGDATMTAGNSTPLTDGASVALLASEEWAESHSLTPLAYFVDSETAAVDYVNGVDGLLMAPTYAVPRLLARNGLALGDFDFYEIHEAFASVVLAHLQAWESEEYCKERLGLDAALGAIDRSKLNVNGSSLAAGHPFAATGGRIVAQLAKQLAEKKAETGRPVRGLISICAAGGQGVTAILEA, from the coding sequence ATTCCCGTGGCTTCCACCAGTCAGAAACCCCGTAAGGTAGCCGTCCTCGGCGGCAACCGCATTCCGTTCGCCCGGTCGGACGGCGCCTACGCCGAAGCCTCCAACCAAGACATGTTCACCGCCGCACTCGACGGCCTGGTGGACCGGTTCGGTCTGGCCGGTGAACAACTCGGTGCCGTGATCGGCGGAGCGGTCCTCAAGCACAGCCGCGACTTCAACCTCATGCGCGAGAGCGTGCTGGGCAGTGCGTTGTCGCCCTACACCTCCGCGATCGATCTGCAGCAGGCCTGCGGCACCGGGCTGCAGGCGGCCATCGCCGCAGCCGACGGCATTGCCGCCGGCCGCTACGAGTCCGCCGTCGCCGGCGGCGTGGACACCACCTCCGATGCGCCAATTGGCTTGGGCGACAATTTACGTCGCACCTTGCTGGGGTTGCGTCGGGCCAAGTCGAACGTCGATCGGCTGAAGTTGGTGGGCAAACTGCCGGCCGCCCTGGGCGTGGAGATTCCCACCAACGGTGAGCCCCGCACCGGACTGTCCATGGGTGATCACGCCGCCATCACCGCCAAGCAGATGGGGATCAAGCGCGTCGATCAGGACGAGCTCGCCGCCGCCAGCCACCGCAATATGGCCGCGGCCTATGACCGTGGATTCTTTGACGACCTCGTCACACCGTTCCTGGGTCTCTACCGTGACAACAACCTTCGGGCCGACTCCAGCGCCGAGAAGCTGGCCAAGCTCAAGCCGGTCTTCGGTGTCCGCAACGGCGACGCCACGATGACGGCAGGCAACTCCACCCCCCTCACCGACGGTGCTTCGGTGGCGCTGCTCGCCAGCGAGGAGTGGGCAGAATCACATTCGTTGACGCCGCTGGCCTACTTCGTCGACTCCGAGACCGCGGCCGTCGACTACGTCAACGGTGTCGACGGCCTGCTGATGGCGCCCACCTATGCGGTGCCGCGGCTGTTGGCTCGCAACGGACTCGCGTTGGGCGACTTCGACTTCTATGAGATCCACGAGGCTTTCGCCTCGGTCGTGCTGGCCCATCTCCAGGCGTGGGAGTCCGAGGAGTACTGCAAGGAACGGCTGGGCTTGGACGCCGCGCTGGGTGCCATCGACCGCTCCAAGCTCAACGTCAACGGCTCCTCGCTGGCCGCGGGACATCCGTTCGCGGCGACCGGCGGCCGGATCGTGGCCCAGCTGGCCAAACAGCTGGCCGAGAAGAAGGCCGAAACCGGCAGGCCGGTGCGGGGCTTGATCTCCATCTGTGCAGCCGGCGGCCAGGGTGTGACCGCCATCTTGGAGGCCTGA